One Bombus fervidus isolate BK054 chromosome 2, iyBomFerv1, whole genome shotgun sequence DNA segment encodes these proteins:
- the LOC139993488 gene encoding RING finger and SPRY domain-containing protein 1 isoform X2 produces the protein MGNCLCKDTPEELETYNRQNHAETENTILPESSVGTVASGDMSTTTFKFPTSANIDKLVLETLGVIGFLVDNEQEPPPAMSKLHAIADKEDGWIQVVSSMVNVIPMHNPLGPSVITLLLDDCPLPSKELVLRLSHMFQLSQKLGNVQTSATQQRNICVVLGCIAEKLAGPSSIAILSDETLDYLISNIKEDIDPYVVLYALIALEKFAQTSENKITIKKRLMAEKPNPLLELEKWATETHYIRRQVGFCARWCLDNLLVMEGRKYSHDSVDTTGINVMLNTKDVSEYLKISPNGLEARCDAYSFESVRCTFQVDSGIWYYETLVITTGVMQIGWATKDSTFLNHEGYGIGDDEYSVSYDGCRRLIWYNADCERYPDRPCWKAGDILGCLLDLNKLEIIFSINGVRLRPCVQVFKTVRSGFFAAASFMSFQQCLFNFGNVPFKYPPTDREYQKFNDHATLKPEDKVVLPRHIYLDQLRKLSVREDSCTLCFDQRASVRLLPCNHRGFCQTCSNQLIECPMCRATIEEVVTDNT, from the exons ATGGGTAATTGCCTGTGTAAAGATACACCAGAAGAACTTGAAACATATAATAGACAAAATCATGCAGAGACTGAAAATACCATATTACCAGAATCAAGTGTTGGCACAGTTGCATCTGGTGATATGAGCACTAcaacttttaaatttccaacTTCAGCTAACATTGATAAATTGGTACTTGAAACTCTTGGAGTAATTGGTTTCCTTGTTGATAA TGAACAAGAGCCACCACCTGCAATGTCAAAATTACATGCTATTGCTGATAAAGAAGATGGGTGGATACAAGTTGTAAGTTCAATGGTTAATGTTATTCCTATGCATAATCCATTAGGTCCTTCAGTTATCACACTTCTATTGGATGATTGTCCATTACCATCAAAg gAATTGGTTCTACGGTTGTCACACATGTTTCAATTATCTCAAAAACTTGGAAATGTACAGACTAGTGCAACTCAACAACGTAACATCTGCGTGGTATTGGGTTGTATAGCAGAAAAGTTGGCTGGCCCTAGTAGCATTGCCATATTATCTGATGAAACTTTGGATTATCTTATTTCAAACATT AAAGAAGATATTGATCCTTATGTGGTGTTATATGCATTAATAGCCTTGGAAAAATTTGCCCAAACTA gtgagaataaaataactatAAAGAAACGTTTAATGGCAGAAAAGCCAAATCCATTGCTAGAATTGGAAAAATGGGCAACAGAAACTCATTATATACGTCGTCAAGTAGGTTTTTGTGCGCGATGGTGTTTAGACAATTTAC TTGTTATGGAAGGTAGAAAGTATTCTCACGATTCAGTTGACACAACTGGTATCAACGTAATGTTAAACACAAAGGATGTAAGCGAGTACCTGAAAATATCGCCTAACGGTTTGGAA GCTCGGTGTGATGCATATTCATTTGAAAGTGTGAGATGTACATTTCAAGTAGACTCAGGAATCTGGTACTATGAAACACTTGTTATAACTACAGGTGTAATGCAAATTGGATGGGCTACAAAAGATAGCACGTTTTTAAATCAT gAAGGCTATGGTATAGGTGATGACGAATATTCGGTATCTTACGATGGTTGTCGCCGATTAATTTGGTATAACGCAGACTGTGAAAGATATCCTGATAGACCTTGTTGGAAAGCTGGTGACATTTTAGGTTGTTTACTGGActtgaacaaattagaaataatattttctataaatggtGTACGACTAAGACCGTGTGTTCAAGTTTTCAAAACAGTACG GTCAGGATTTTTTGCAGCAGCCAGTTTTATGTCGTTCCAACAATGTCTTTTTAATTTTGGGAATGTACCCTTTAAATATCCTCCTACTGATCGCGAATATCAGAAATTTAACGACCACGCTACTTTGAAGCCTGAAGATAAGGTTGTGCTTCCTAGACACATATATCTAGATCAATTGAGGAAACTTAGTGTTAGAGAGGATTCATGTACATTGTGTTTTGACCAAAGAGCTTCAGTAAGATTGCTACCGTGCAATCACAG AGGATTCTGCCAAACGTGTTCGAATCAACTGATAGAGTGTCCAATGTGCAGAGCTACAATCGAAGAAGTAGTCACCGATAACACATGA
- the LOC139993488 gene encoding RING finger and SPRY domain-containing protein 1 isoform X1 — MGNCLCKDTPEELETYNRQNHAETENTILPESSVGTVASGDMSTTTFKFPTSANIDKLVLETLGVIGFLVDNEQEPPPAMSKLHAIADKEDGWIQVVSSMVNVIPMHNPLGPSVITLLLDDCPLPSKELVLRLSHMFQLSQKLGNVQTSATQQRNICVVLGCIAEKLAGPSSIAILSDETLDYLISNIKEDIDPYVVLYALIALEKFAQTSENKITIKKRLMAEKPNPLLELEKWATETHYIRRQVGFCARWCLDNLLVMEGRKYSHDSVDTTGINVMLNTKDVSEYLKISPNGLEARCDAYSFESVRCTFQVDSGIWYYETLVITTGVMQIGWATKDSTFLNHASYGIGDDEYSVSYDGCRRLIWYNADCERYPDRPCWKAGDILGCLLDLNKLEIIFSINGVRLRPCVQVFKTVRSGFFAAASFMSFQQCLFNFGNVPFKYPPTDREYQKFNDHATLKPEDKVVLPRHIYLDQLRKLSVREDSCTLCFDQRASVRLLPCNHRGFCQTCSNQLIECPMCRATIEEVVTDNT, encoded by the exons ATGGGTAATTGCCTGTGTAAAGATACACCAGAAGAACTTGAAACATATAATAGACAAAATCATGCAGAGACTGAAAATACCATATTACCAGAATCAAGTGTTGGCACAGTTGCATCTGGTGATATGAGCACTAcaacttttaaatttccaacTTCAGCTAACATTGATAAATTGGTACTTGAAACTCTTGGAGTAATTGGTTTCCTTGTTGATAA TGAACAAGAGCCACCACCTGCAATGTCAAAATTACATGCTATTGCTGATAAAGAAGATGGGTGGATACAAGTTGTAAGTTCAATGGTTAATGTTATTCCTATGCATAATCCATTAGGTCCTTCAGTTATCACACTTCTATTGGATGATTGTCCATTACCATCAAAg gAATTGGTTCTACGGTTGTCACACATGTTTCAATTATCTCAAAAACTTGGAAATGTACAGACTAGTGCAACTCAACAACGTAACATCTGCGTGGTATTGGGTTGTATAGCAGAAAAGTTGGCTGGCCCTAGTAGCATTGCCATATTATCTGATGAAACTTTGGATTATCTTATTTCAAACATT AAAGAAGATATTGATCCTTATGTGGTGTTATATGCATTAATAGCCTTGGAAAAATTTGCCCAAACTA gtgagaataaaataactatAAAGAAACGTTTAATGGCAGAAAAGCCAAATCCATTGCTAGAATTGGAAAAATGGGCAACAGAAACTCATTATATACGTCGTCAAGTAGGTTTTTGTGCGCGATGGTGTTTAGACAATTTAC TTGTTATGGAAGGTAGAAAGTATTCTCACGATTCAGTTGACACAACTGGTATCAACGTAATGTTAAACACAAAGGATGTAAGCGAGTACCTGAAAATATCGCCTAACGGTTTGGAA GCTCGGTGTGATGCATATTCATTTGAAAGTGTGAGATGTACATTTCAAGTAGACTCAGGAATCTGGTACTATGAAACACTTGTTATAACTACAGGTGTAATGCAAATTGGATGGGCTACAAAAGATAGCACGTTTTTAAATCATGCAA GCTATGGTATAGGTGATGACGAATATTCGGTATCTTACGATGGTTGTCGCCGATTAATTTGGTATAACGCAGACTGTGAAAGATATCCTGATAGACCTTGTTGGAAAGCTGGTGACATTTTAGGTTGTTTACTGGActtgaacaaattagaaataatattttctataaatggtGTACGACTAAGACCGTGTGTTCAAGTTTTCAAAACAGTACG GTCAGGATTTTTTGCAGCAGCCAGTTTTATGTCGTTCCAACAATGTCTTTTTAATTTTGGGAATGTACCCTTTAAATATCCTCCTACTGATCGCGAATATCAGAAATTTAACGACCACGCTACTTTGAAGCCTGAAGATAAGGTTGTGCTTCCTAGACACATATATCTAGATCAATTGAGGAAACTTAGTGTTAGAGAGGATTCATGTACATTGTGTTTTGACCAAAGAGCTTCAGTAAGATTGCTACCGTGCAATCACAG AGGATTCTGCCAAACGTGTTCGAATCAACTGATAGAGTGTCCAATGTGCAGAGCTACAATCGAAGAAGTAGTCACCGATAACACATGA
- the LOC139993501 gene encoding uncharacterized protein, with protein MGATKFVLGSAILGLFWCGLFKGALTNSMNRCDYPPCFCDPHGRLTCDCKEEGEELVLTTDGDKRLSPHTSRIAVSNCSSVILMNSSLASMVGLRAVDLINVANLSLVRQSFELSPQNTRTRISVRNCSIDTIPSFVFRGDVEAIIFENVRIGQLSAFSFANLVHTEKLKLENCRIESIEAQAFKKFDVGHLHVIGSSFGDQVPSRTMNDIEVYHTFMLDGVKMGTVRSEAFIVRSPRTVAIQNCIVESLESEAFDVTARGPVIIKNNSFDSLSIGAFLGIRADPEARTPPASLPTNLHDLIFKNNSVVNFEEGSMMFDRSSFRLELDNLLVDQPCDCQMLPVWKNNILNYTNVYSRFYTKQNTGLPRMLSPQDAINETPETFLCSDGEVNGVPTSFIEYETRHCSLGGSILVFVLIITGLLVLLILLTCLIIWCCRRRRRNSRKKWTSVPMNAPDVVSKKNGVIGREAASSAAPVDSRITMVVPDGRLYRETEFHVIVEKAEPLTTEL; from the exons ATGGGAGCAACGAAATTCGTGTTGGGAAGCGCTATCCTCGGACTCTTTTGGTGTGGCTTGTTCAAGGGTGCCCTAACCAATTCGATGAACAGGTGCGACTATCCTCCCTGCTTCTGCGATCCTCACGGCAGGCTGACCTGCGACTGTAAAGAGGAAGGAGAG GAATTGGTGTTAACCACCGATGGTGACAAAAGATTGAGCCCGCACACCAGCAGGATAGCGGTGAGCAATTGTTCGTCGGTGATCCTGATGAACTCGAGCCTAGCCTCGATGGTCGGACTCCGTGCGGTTGACCTGATCAACGTGGCGAACTTAAGCCTAGTCAGACAGAGCTTCGAGCTGTCCCCGCAGAATACACGCACACGAATATCCGTGAGGAACTGCAGCATCGACACGATACCGAGTTTCGTCTTTCGaggtgacgttgaagcgatcATCTTCGAAAATGTAAGGATCGGCCAGCTGAGCGCGTTCTCGTTCGCGAATCTAGTACACACGGAGAAGCTGAAGCTGGAAAACTGTCGTATCGAAAGCATCGAGGCACAAGCGTTCAAGAAGTTCGACGTGGGCCACCTGCACGTGATCGGTAGTAGCTTCGGGGATCAGGTGCCCAGTAGGACGATGAACGATATCGAGGTTTACCACACTTTCATGCTAGACGGTGTGAAAATGGGTACAGTGAGAAGCGAAGCTTTCATCGTGAGGAGTCCACGGACTGTGGCGATACAAAATTGTATCGTAGAGAGCTTGGAAAGCGAGGCTTTCGACGTGACCGCGAGGGGGCCGGTGATAATCAAGAACAACAGCTTCGACAGCCTCTCGATAGGTGCTTTTCTCGGTATACGAGCGGATCCCGAAGCGAGAACACCACCTGCCTCCCTACCGACTAACCTACACGATCTTATCTTTAAGAATAACAGCGTGGTCAACTTCGAGGAGGGTTCGATGATGTTCGACCGGAGTAGCTTTCGTCTCGAGCTAGACAACCTCTTGGTCGACCAACCGTGCGACTGTCAGATGTTGCCCGTATGGAAGAACAACATTCTCAATTACACGAACGTCTACTCGAGGTTTTACACCAAACAGAACACCGGGCTACCCCGTATGTTATCGCCTCAGGACGCCATCAACGAAACGCCCGAAACGTTCCTCTGCTCCGACGGCGAAGTAAACGGGGTACCAACGAGTTTCATCGAATATGAGACACGACATTGTTCACTGGGTGGATCCATACTAGTCTTCGTCCTGATCATTACGGGCTTACTCGTGCTACTGATACTGCTCACCTGCCTGATCATCTGGTGCTGCAGGAGGCGTCGTCGAAACAGCAGAAAGAAATGGACCAGCGTGCCGATGAACGCACCTGACGTCGTGTCGAAGAAGAACGGGGTGATCGGCAGAGAAGCCGCCTCGTCGGCCGCACCAGTCGACAGCCGGATAACGATGGTCGTGCCCGATGGCAGGCTCTACAGGGAGACCGAGTTTCACGTAATCGTTGAGAAGGCCGAACCATTGACTACCGAATTGTAA